The genomic stretch tataccccagtgattttataaatgtttctcaatatatcacttgagaacttttatggccggtattgtaacagttgaccatcccggcagtatttgaaatacagcagtcagtcctctgacgtagctccatatgtgtatatatagaggttcttcctcctttgattgcatactgttctttttttgccctgatgaaggagacagtgatctctgaaacacattgaccggaaaaaagaataaagagatgaaataattaacatcagtttcctttggtgacagcgcggcacgcacccgattttcctcctatacgttattgctcttctactaggggctgcggctgtcgccatttgtaacgtgcatttaggggttgtgactggcacaaccttaataggtgagtgcaactactattaattatttattaccttaccaggtaagaccctaatttgtgcgtctcctccagagttatttccctgattattaatatctgacaggcagtgattgatcctgcattctcaccttcctctctgttgcacattcttattgttcctatatgctctctatttccatcagactttttttgtccttcggtggggctctaacatatgtgcaccattttttatttatttttatggattcctttcttttttcatgctagcgttcattatgcagtagtcattcatgatatatcttatatttgtgaatccattagggctctatatgtctggtgcatcacattgggtcttttcagtgcacaataggcacctttttctgttatgctctgctgccaccttatggacatcctatcagtgatgccagaaaaaaatggacatgtctccgtgcagcaactacggacacgcgggtacgccgcacggagacacgtgcagtgaaaaatcactgatgtgtgagcagacccattcattataatggatctgcgtatctcagtgattctgttatgtttaaaaaaaagcacaaacgtaccagaatcactgacgtgtgaaacaggccttatagtgttttgatttatgtatgtattatacaacttctgtggatcttgtatgagtgacttttcttcattttattggattgttttaaaatattgaaataaagtcacgcttcctatgcatccttttgtattctgattggctactataatacagtttttaggcactgagatcgataccagaggcatggtcttccgcttaccagaggataagctcaaaaggctaagggacataatagaagggtttagtgctgttaataaggtggcattaagataaatgaaatatatcttctcggtcttctcgttttcttgctgagttgtgccaatggacagagttttttctagacatttgctattggaaactcagggaaccaaagctcctggatagagttgagcgcggttcgtggttcgtggttctccagttctaggctcgagtgattttggggcatgttctagatcgaactagaactcgagctttttgcaaaagctcgatagttctagaaacgttcgagaacggttctagcagccaaaaaacagctaaatcatagcttggtttctgctgtaatagtgtaagtcactctgtgaatcaaactattagcacatttcagtgtatagtgtgcgtgaacagcgccttcagatcactgctgcttctataatggcgatcgccatttttttttttttcttgtcttccttccctaagtgcgcgcgtcttgtggggcgggccagcatgtcagccaatcacagacacacacacagctaagttgactttgagccagagaagcaacggcatgtgtgataggatctgcatgtcacatgtccctgcattataaaaccggacattttcttcacggacgccattatctgccttctgcgtctttggtgtcagacatcactgtcgcagctccgtcctcctgagtcctatagccgatacagctgtatgcgctgcatatgtggcgcccctgacctggtcaggcaccactgagtactgcacccaccccggggacagtacaatacaggtaatccagaaggctgaccgaggtgtgactacacaggcgcatagtgatcaggtctcacacatgtacctttgagaggacccctggggatcccaggagggggaaaagccttcacctccactggaatagtggagggggccaaaagcctccatctcctctcaaggggtgtggtggagagcctggttgctaggtggcgtaggcaggcacaagagggaaagaggaagagaacagtctgaagcagagaggggaggagtgaggagcttggaagaggagctcagacaggagcaggagtgaaggtcccacaagtgagccggttcagtgtagagtccagggagctcggaggagagcagacccctggggctgttgcagtctgacagcgtccgcgcagtggctaccgacgggggagaacggtcaactaggagtgctacccgaaatccatcttcagctaaagagagagcaacagagtgggaagtaaggagactgctagggagtaccaggcccaaacgggtagtaggtcccagtgcagggatagatccacctttccctgccaaacctgcttgagggggtactttacacccccaagatcacactacaaagtccgcagccacgtcgccacagttagggcccatagttcacaggaggcaagcagctggagtgtcctggcccaggctacaagcaaacggacgaaaccaaggggagagaggcttcagcaacttccctgggtgacccccatagggactcaaagtcggggttaccccaaaccaccaagggctaaggaaggcgagtcggtagtcaccctcataagtcagcctgaaggacacctggttccagcctggttcatcccagctacgcccggtttactcactctgccaccttctgtgagtaaaaaccctgaaagacattctgcctgggtggagttattctgcgccttgtggttctacacacctacacagggccctggggcttgcctcactctcaggaggctactacaactgactgcacccaccatcagccccaggcatcccttaatctgcagtggcggtccccactgaccgcaattctgagagtggcgtcacgacaaacagaagatttcctaccggtgacaggatccagctgcgtggagtccctgaaggtaatgcaccgacaccgcacctgtggggcttcacatctggcgtcacgaacaggataaggactagacctgttcagacaggtgaccatgtgcctgggtggtccgcttgaaaaattggaagcgccgccatcttgccaccatgaaaagcgcgctgaaaaacaacagcagcccgcgctgggagaagttaccgcccacgaagaggtgtggctacccagagatcccctgcagagtcctgacctcgcttgtgaagggagcggaggcgtccagagacggcggaacggagagggagccagcagcttgttgatagagaaaatggcgtctgaaggcagagacccagagccaggctccgctgcctggtggtgtcgggagcttgctgagttctgcgatcaactggaagccaggatcggaaggcagatcagagagggacggatgGAGTTCTGggcaatgaccgcggcggttcaggcctatgaaggaatTGGTGTGCACTCTGCCCTAAACAAGGGGAAAATTGAGGTGCTAGTGAAGGGACCGAGGTCCGAGTAACAATCTATAGGAATCACTGCACTCTCTTAGAATAAGAaggtatcaacagattcgtttttgtgccaaaaatcttttttattattattattcaaaaagAATTTCTTTCAATCATAAGATAGTCTAAGTGaagatgggacgtttcggcccaataacgggccttcttcacgccaaaaacactaaaaaaaaatacaaaaacagacaACAATCAATATATACACTATGTTACAGGGTTAACATGAAGATAGTGAAGCAAATATACAAAAGCACATGTAGAAGTATTAACATGTCACGCTTGGATAAAAATGCAAAGCACAGTAATAAAAGACATACTGGAAGTTTGTCACAAAGGTAAGTATGTATAGaggaaaaaagagaagaaagaagaagaagagcaaGAGGAAAACAGGCAACATTGTGGTCTATGTGGGTGGTATACCATACCTCAGTAGCTACGGGGAGATTGTTTCAGGTTCAGTGCATGAAAAGAGATTTTGTACAGAAGGGGTATCTTGTAGAAAAGGAGTATCTAGAAAGGACCACAACTCTAGTTTATTAGCTCCTGTACTGGACGTCTTAGAGACCAGATCCTAAGGAGGAGAAGTGCAGGTATAAGTAAACAGGAGTATTAGATAAATATTCAAACTTAGTATGGATTTATTATAGAGGTTTTTTTACCTTAATGGCATTTGCGTACACCCTGTCAGAGTGAGTTATAAGAAATTCTGAAAGCCGGGCCAATGACCAATTATATTCACCTTGTGAATCCTTTAAAAGATTCAGCACATGTAAAATTAAAGGTCCGAGCACTTAAATTGGTAGATATGAGGCATATATCATAAATACCTTGTGGTTTAGAAGGTTCAGTATAGTAGTACTTGAATTGGCAGGTTCAGACCTGGGACAAGTGGTCTATGAGGAAAAGAATGAAACTGACTACCAGCGCCACCTATTGGTACAATAATTTAAAGACTAGCTTATAATGTATATACTACCTCAATAAAGCTGCTATAGGATCCTGTTTCACTTCTGTGCATAAACACTTGAGTAAGTATTCTGACTTGTGTACTCTAGGAGATTTAAACATACATAATCAGAGGGGTATACACCGATCTCTCACTAGCTATTGTAATATATATTGTCATTACCTTCAAACCAAGGTGTGTGTCAGAGGTTGCATGGTCCGGAAAGTTATTAGTAATGCCATAGGTATTGTGGTAAGCTGAAACAAGGGTGATCATAATCAAGGCAAGTTCAATCAATAGTATAGAAAGAGCTCCCATTAGATCTTTCTGGGTTACCTGAGTTTCCTTGAAATAATGGGTACAGAGTGGTCAGTGCCTCTATggtagagaaagagggaagaggtgTTATTATACTCCTGCCGTTTTTGGAATATTCCTGCCGTTTTTTGAAAGAAGTATGTGCACCTAGTTCCTGAAAGCAACCTACCTcatcgccgtcttcccagactgtggctgattGCGCCCTGTGAGCCGGCTTGCAAGCTCATTTAGCATCGCaaaaccggaagtggcgtcagacgccggcgcatgcgcagtagcgatctGGAATACTATTAGAATGTATAAGGTACCGTGTAGTCTGTAAAAGAGGCGCCTGCGCATGCGCAATGGGTGTTTTTATATACTTCAATACAGGCCAGTGCTGGGAAGACGTGAATGGAGATTGACATTTGTTGCCTGCATAATTATATTACAGAAAGTGAAAAGAAGCGATCAAAGATAGTCAGGATAGGATCGGAGGTGTGTAAGGACATGGAATTCCATCATGAAATACTCTTTTAACAATATAGAAATATAGAAATATGTGTGGATTATCCACATAGTTACATGGAGAAATGTTATTCCCTGAATTAGGGAGGGGGAAGTCACATCCCACTGAAGTTCTGAGAAACAAGAGAaaggttttttttcccttttggaaTTCTGGATACAAATCAACCTTACGAAATGTCCATACACAGTCCATCTTCATAATGTGTATCGGATTTGACCTGGAAaggagatttttttctttttttgtttttttgggggggagagaaCACAGTGAAGGTCCCAATACATTAGAAGCAAGCATACGGCTATATTAGAGAATTATATAGGGTGAAATTTATACATTACCAGCTATTAGTGCGTGCACAATGGTAGAGGAAAATGTGACATTTCTTAGGTTTTCTGGAGGGAAAAAAGAAAGGATAGTTAGAATAATCCTAAAATTAGTCTCCTAAAGTTCAGAGAGGTCTCTTATGAACTAGGCCAGTCTATTTCTCTATTTAGACCCTTTGGGGTTAGGGTCTGTAACTTGTATATCCAGAaactctctctttttttcaaaagttCTATATGATTTCCTCCTCGTCTGGGTCTATGTACCCTATCAATAACCTGGTAGCGTAATTGTGCAACACTATGTTTTGCTTCGTGGAAATGTTGTGGAATGGGGAGCCATAGTTTACCGCATCTGATTGTGGACTTGTGACTGGCTATTCTATCGCCTACGTGTTGGATGGTTTCGCCTACATATAGTAAGCCACATGGGCACTTGATGATATATACCACAAAATTGCTTTCATTTTCTTGGCGGTTGCACCAGCCCACTCATGTCAGTAGAGACATTTGCCTATGATGACACTACCAGTAATAGCATACTGGCACAAGTCACGAATTCTACAGAATTCCTCAAAACCCCAATCAAAGAAGTTAGGACAAGGGATTGGGAAAAGGAGAACCGTACATTCATTTCTCTAGACCTTCACTGCACGACCTTAGCAGAATATTATAGACAGAACCGGATCCCCAGGGGTCTTAGATGTAATCTAAGGCCTACGCTATTCTCTAATAACGAGAGTTATTGTAAGAAGTATCAACAGATTCTCAATAAGTGCTCTTTGGATTTAATTGTGCTGACAGTGGAATATCTCCAGACAGCCATAAAGGAGTCAAAAGAGAAAATTATAAGCATTGAAACTCAATTAGCGGATAGTCTAACCCCAGGGGACCTGGCTTCTTTAAAGAAAAAAGTCGAGGATACACTAAAGGATTTCAAAAAAGGTCTGGAAGAAAAGAAGAGACAGAAATTTCAAAGGGATACAGACGATTATCTAAACAACAGAGTTTATAGGTGGAACGAAGGACAAACCAACACAAGACAATGGAGGAGACAACCAGTTTACAATCACTCAGCCTCTTCCGGCAGCGAATCCGGCGGCAGCCTTCCAAATACAACATCTTTTTTAGGACCAAGCAGAAGAAGACCCAACCAACGAGGCGGTCGAGGAGGCGGAAGCGGAGAATGGGGGATGACGTTGAGATCACAGGTGAGGGTCCCAATCTAGTTATCAACATTTCTGACTATACTCTAGCTCCGAATGAATTAACTGTCCTTAATAAAGGTCTCACTTTTTGCCCTACACCGAAATGGGATTCCTTTACACTTGAAAAGGATATGCAGAGATTCTATAGGGCAGTTAGATTAAAAACTCATTTTGGTATTAACCCCTCTCAGAACCCCGTTTCTGAACCACCTCCTAAGGAAACCAGTATCAAAACACTAGGTCTCCGTAACCCTAGCCAGTACATGCCACCTAAAACGAATCATGCAGTGGAGACGTTTATAGATCTAGTTGATCGGGATGTAAAAAATAAGATTCATGAACACGAGTTGGGTTTCTTCCCCACACGAAATAACATCAGTGCCCTAGAGAGGCTTGCTATAACCTCACTTAGGAACAATAAGTCCATAACTCTGAAACCAGCTGACAAAgggggtgccattgtggtccaaaaTACACACGATTACATACAGGAAATAAAACGTCAACTGAATGACACCGTGACTTACCAGAGAATCTCCTCAGATCCAGTATTTAAAATTCAAACAAGAATCCAGAACTTTTTATCCACATACCAAGAGAAAGGTGTCCTTGACCAAACAACCCGCACTTTTCTTACAAAAACACACCCGATAACACCTGTTTTTTACACACTCCCTAAAGTTCACAAAACACTCAATAATCCCCCAGGTCGACCTATTGTGGCATCCACAGAATCAATCCTGTCACCGCTTTCTATCTATTTGGAAAAAATACTAACCCCCTTGACAAAAAACACCAGATCTCATATTTTGGACACTAATGAGTTTTTACTAAAAATTAAAACCCTTCAAAGAGCCTCTCCGAACAGTCTTCTGTGCACATGGGATGTGAGTAGTTTATATACATCAATCTCTCACAGTAAAGGTACTAGGGCGACAAAACTTGCCTTAGAAAAAACTGATCTAAGCCAGGACTCAAGGGACTTCATAATGGGCCTACTTGACATAGTACTAGAGGAGAATTATTTTCTCTTTAGGGACGATTTCTATATACAGCGACACGGGACCGCAATGGGCTCGAATGTAGCCCCGGCATATGCAAATCTTTACATGGATTTTTTTGAGAACAGATATGTATATTCTTATCCTTCTTTCGATGAACTGACCCTCATTTGGGTCAGATTCATCGACGATATTTTCTGCATTTGGCAAGGGGACAACACCAGCCTCATGATCTTCGATAGACACATTAATAACATATGGCCGGAGTTGAGATTTACACTAAATTACCACCAAGATGAGATCAATTTTCTTGACACTTACATAAGAAAGGATGAAAGTGGACAATTATCCTCAGACCTCTATCGGAAACCAACAGATCGCAACTGTATGTTGTTATATACTAGCTGCCACCCAAAATCTACTAAAGACAGTTTGCCCAGATCACAATTTAAGAGAATCACGAGAATAGTCTCTGAGGAAACCACAAAAAATCTAAGATTAGATGAAATGACACAAAGGTTTTTGGAACGAAAATATCCAGAAACCCTATTAACAAATGAGAGAGAGAAGGCGCTATTATCTACGCCATCAGAAAAGTGTCAGACAGTAGAGAGGCTACCCTTCGTACATACTCATCATCCATCGATGCCAAAGATTTACAGTATTATCAATCACCACTGGCCCTTATTGAGAAAAGCATACCCGGAAATAACACCATTCCTACTCCCACCTTTAATGTGCAAGAGGAGACCTCAAAACATCAGGGACTCTTTAATTAAGGCAGACATAGGGAGTGAGAAGAATATCCTACAAACAGTACTTACACCAAGACGCACTGGTACATTTCCATGTCTAGGCTGTGCATCCTGTTCCAATGTGATTAAAGGAGATCATTTTGTGCACCCGAGATCGGGTAAGAGTTTTCCAATCAAGGAGTACTTTACGTGTGAAAGCAATTTTGTGGTATATATCATCAAGTGCCCATGTGGCTTACTATATGTAGGCGAAACCATCCAACACGTAGGCGATAGAATAGCCAGTCACAAGTCCACAATCAGATGCGGTAAACTATGGCTCCCCATTCCACAACATTTCCACGAAGCAAAACATAGTGTTGCACAATTACGCTACCAGGTTATTGATAGGGTACATAGACCCAGACGAGGAGGAAATCATATAGaacttttgaaaaaaagagagagttTCTGGATATACAAGTTACAGACCCTAACCCCAAAGGGTCTAAATAGAGAAATAGACTGGCCTAGTTCATAAGAGACCTCTCTGAACTTTAGGAGACTAATTTTAGGATTATTCTAACTATCCTTTCTTTTTTCCCTCCAGAAAACCTAAGAAATGTCACATTTTCCTCTACCATTGTGCACGCACTAATAGCTGGTAATGTATAAATTTCACCCTATATAATTCTCTAATATAGCCGTATGCTTGCTTCTAATGTATTGGGACCTTCACTGTGttctctcccccccaaaaaaacaaaaaaagaaaaaaatctcctTTCCAGGTCAAATCCGATACACATTATGAAGATGGACTGTGTATGGACATTTCGTAAGGTTGATTTGTATCCagaattccaaaaggaaaaaaaaccttTCTCTTGTTTCTCAGAACTTCAGTGGGATGTGACTTCCCCCTCCCTAATTCAGGGAATAACATTTCTCCATGTAACTATGTGGATAATCCACACATATTTCTATATTTCTATATTGTTAAAAGAGTATTTCATGATGGAATTCCATGTCCTTACACACCTCCGATCCTATCCTGACTATCTTTGATCGCTTCTTTTCACTTTCTGTAATATAATTATGCAGGCAACAAATGTCAATCTCCATTCACGTCTTCCCAGCACTGGCCTGTATTGAAGTATATAAAAACACCCATTGCGCATGCGCAGGCGCCTCTTTTACAGACTACACGGTACCTTATACATTCTAATAGTATTCCagatcgctactgcgcatgcgccggcgtctgacgccacttccggttttGCGATGCTAAATGAGCTTGCAAGCCGGCTCACAGGGCGCaatcagccacagtctgggaagacggcgatgAGGTAGGTTGCTTTCAGGAACTAGGTGCACATACTTCTTTCAAAAAACGGCAGGAATATTCCAAAAACGGCAGGAGTATAATAAcacctcttccctctttctctaccATAGAGGCACTGACCACTCTGTACCCATTATTTCAAGGAAACTCAGGTAACCCAGAAAGATCTAATGGGAGCTCTTTCTATACTATTGATTGAACTTGCCTTGATTATGATCACCCTTGTTTCAGCTTACCACAATACCTATGGCATTACTAATAACTTTCCGGACCATGCAACCTCTGACACACACCTTGGTTTGAAGGTAATGACAATATATATTACAATAGCTAGTGAGAGATCGGTGTATACCCCTCTGATTATGTATGTTTAAATCTCCTAGAGTACACAAGTCAGAATACTTACTCAAGTGTTTATGCACAGAAGTGAAACAGGATCCTATAGCAGCTTTATTGAGGTAGTATATACATTATAAGCTAGTCTTTAAATTATTGTACCAATAGGTGGCGCTGGTAGTCAGTTTCATTCTTTTCCTCATAGACCACTTGTCCCAGGTCTGAACCTGCCAATTCAAGTACTACTATACTGAACCTTCTAAACCACAAGGTATTTATGATATATGCCTCATATCTACCAATTTAAGTGCTCGGACCTTTAATTTTACATGTGCTGAATCTTTTAAAGGATTCACAAGGTGAATATAATTGGTCATTGGCCCGGCTTTCAGAATTTCTTATAACTCACTCTGACAGGGTGTACGCAAATGCCATTAAGGTAAAAAAACCTCTATAATAAATCCATACTAAGTTTGAATATTTATCTAATACTCCTGTTTACTTATACCTGCACTTCTCCTCCTTAGGATCTGGTCTCTAAGACGTCCAGTACAGGAGCTAATAAACTAGAGTTGTGGTCCTTTCTAGATACTCCTTTTCTACAAGATACCCCTTCTGTACAAAATCTCTTTTCATGCACTGAACCTGAAACAATCTCCCCGTAGCTACTGAGGTATGGTATACCACCCACATAGACCACAATGTTGCCTGTTTTCCTCttgctcttcttcttctttcttctcttttttcctCTATACATACTTACCTTTGTGACAAACTTCCAGTATGTCTTTTATTACTGTGCTTTGCATTTTTATCCAAGCGTGACATGTTAATACTTCTACATGTGCTTTTGTATATTTGCTTCACTATCTTCATGTTAACCCTGTAACATAGTGTATATATTGATTGTtgtctgtttttgtatttttttttagtgtttttg from Anomaloglossus baeobatrachus isolate aAnoBae1 unplaced genomic scaffold, aAnoBae1.hap1 Scaffold_74, whole genome shotgun sequence encodes the following:
- the LOC142287658 gene encoding uncharacterized protein LOC142287658, which encodes MEETTSLQSLSLFRQRIRRQPSKYNIFFRTKQKKTQPTRRSRRRKRRMGDDVEITENLRNVTFSSTIVHALIAEALTTLYPLFQGNSAYHNTYGITNNFPDHATSDTHLGLKSTQVRILTQVFMHRSETGSYSSFIETTCPRSEPANSSTTILNLLNHKDSQGEYNWSLARLSEFLITHSDRVYANAIKDLVSKTSSTGANKLELWSFLDTPFLQDTPSVQNLFSCTEPETISP